The proteins below come from a single Frankiales bacterium genomic window:
- a CDS encoding anti-sigma factor antagonist (This anti-anti-sigma factor, or anti-sigma factor antagonist, belongs to a family that includes characterized members SpoIIAA, RsbV, RsfA, and RsfB.): MHRRRLGAAGGQPGRDPTGSAVTAASASGAGPEATHAPLHRVAAGSSPVRRATLRPVDAAPTVEGARFARGPRTFRAHTVLGPAPGRRPGPTSGSEDRSRGCAVSPFIIRLTGDLDITRRRDMEAVVRACAKAGRREVCVDLRAVPFMDGYGLAMLIELRNLARARGGRIVLLDPPRTTQVMLDATGLRPDFEVADEDLLAMSR; encoded by the coding sequence CTGCATCGGCGTCGCCTGGGTGCTGCAGGCGGCCAACCGGGCCGCGATCCGACGGGCTCAGCAGTGACCGCCGCGTCCGCTTCCGGTGCCGGCCCCGAGGCCACGCACGCCCCGCTGCACCGGGTAGCGGCCGGTTCGAGCCCCGTCCGTCGTGCGACCTTGCGGCCGGTCGACGCCGCGCCTACCGTCGAAGGAGCCCGCTTCGCGCGGGGCCCTCGGACCTTTCGGGCGCACACAGTGCTCGGCCCGGCCCCCGGTCGACGACCCGGTCCCACCTCGGGATCGGAGGACCGTTCTCGGGGGTGTGCCGTGAGCCCGTTCATCATCCGACTCACAGGTGATCTCGACATCACCCGGCGCCGCGACATGGAGGCCGTGGTGAGGGCGTGCGCCAAGGCGGGACGCAGGGAGGTCTGCGTCGACCTGCGCGCCGTGCCGTTCATGGACGGCTACGGCCTGGCCATGCTCATCGAGCTGCGGAACCTCGCCCGGGCCAGGGGTGGCCGCATCGTGCTCCTCGACCCGCCGCGCACGACGCAGGTGATGCTCGACGCCACGGGCCTGCGGCCGGACTTCGAGGTGGCCGACGAGGACCTCCTCGCGATGTCCCGGTGA
- a CDS encoding FAD-binding protein, which yields MASYSADRSTGSHVGSPFAVAFPRTTEQVSALLSAAHEHRVPVVPRGAGSGLSGGSNAVDGCLVVCVERMRAVLEVDEGNGYVETQPGVLNQELREHVARSGLWYAPDPASKDFCSIGGNVNTNAGGLCCVKYGVTREAVLGLEVVLADGRITRLGRRTVKGVAGYDLSALVVGSEGTLGVVTMARLRLRPLPPPPTTAVAVFADVGAAGRAVEAAMAVATPSLLELMDRTTVAAVEAFRPMGLDTSAEALLLAQSDLPGAAGEAEADRVLEACARAGAVETFRSEDPEQADLLLGARRLAIPALESMGDWLLDDVSVPRRRLAAAVTAIEEVARRHDVLIGTFGHAGDGNLHPTIVTPRGDHEAAGRALRAFDEILDVALDLGGSVTGEHGVGLLKRSATTRELDATSIDLHRRVKEAFDPRGILNPGKALPHW from the coding sequence ATGGCCTCCTACAGCGCCGACCGCTCCACCGGCTCGCACGTCGGCTCGCCGTTCGCCGTCGCCTTCCCGCGCACCACCGAGCAGGTGTCGGCGCTGCTGTCCGCGGCCCACGAGCACCGGGTGCCCGTGGTGCCCCGCGGAGCCGGCTCCGGGCTGTCCGGCGGGTCCAACGCCGTCGACGGCTGCCTGGTCGTGTGCGTGGAGCGGATGCGGGCCGTCCTCGAGGTCGACGAGGGCAACGGGTACGTCGAGACGCAGCCCGGCGTCCTCAACCAGGAGCTGCGCGAGCACGTGGCGCGATCGGGCCTCTGGTACGCCCCGGACCCGGCGAGCAAGGACTTCTGCAGCATCGGCGGCAACGTCAACACCAACGCCGGCGGGCTGTGCTGCGTGAAGTACGGCGTCACCCGCGAGGCCGTGCTCGGGCTCGAGGTGGTGCTGGCCGACGGCCGGATCACCCGCCTCGGCCGCCGCACCGTGAAGGGGGTGGCCGGCTACGACCTGTCGGCCCTCGTCGTCGGCAGCGAGGGCACGCTCGGCGTCGTCACGATGGCGCGGCTGCGCCTGCGCCCGCTCCCGCCGCCGCCCACCACCGCCGTGGCGGTCTTCGCCGACGTCGGTGCCGCCGGCCGAGCGGTCGAGGCGGCGATGGCCGTCGCGACCCCGAGCCTGCTCGAGCTGATGGACCGCACCACCGTCGCGGCGGTGGAGGCGTTCCGCCCCATGGGCCTGGACACCTCGGCCGAGGCGCTGCTGCTGGCCCAGAGCGACCTGCCCGGGGCGGCGGGCGAGGCGGAGGCCGACCGCGTGCTCGAGGCCTGCGCGCGGGCCGGCGCGGTCGAGACGTTCCGCTCCGAGGACCCCGAGCAGGCCGACCTGCTCCTCGGCGCGCGTCGTCTGGCCATCCCGGCGCTGGAGTCGATGGGCGACTGGCTGCTCGACGACGTCTCGGTGCCGCGCCGCCGGCTGGCCGCCGCGGTCACCGCCATCGAGGAGGTGGCGCGTCGCCACGACGTACTCATCGGCACCTTCGGCCATGCCGGCGACGGCAACCTGCACCCCACGATCGTCACCCCGCGCGGCGACCACGAGGCAGCGGGCCGAGCCCTGCGGGCCTTCGACGAGATCCTCGACGTCGCCCTCGACCTCGGCGGCTCCGTCACCGGGGAGCACGGCGTCGGGCTGCTCAAGCGCAGCGCCACCACGCGCGAGCTCGACGCCACGTCGATCGACCTCCACCGGCGGGTGAAGGAGGCCTTCGACCCCCGCGGCATCCTCAACCCCGGCAAGGCGCTCCCCCACTGGTGA
- the ssb gene encoding single-stranded DNA-binding protein: protein MPQSTMTLYGNVVRDVTVRETAGGVLARFRLACNDGYRDRRTGLWVERTTYVTVCAWRRLGENVAASVRGGQPVVVVGRPRQHEWEREGQRHSEIELDADVVGHDLGAGTASFVRRARGPQTSEVATVLERDGDRAGRSPSSPGAAGPHQTDGAGPGATPWRGPGPGVPQDSAALDGAVEAEREPVG from the coding sequence ATGCCGCAGTCCACCATGACCCTCTACGGCAACGTCGTGCGCGACGTCACCGTGCGCGAGACCGCGGGCGGGGTGCTCGCGCGCTTCCGCCTGGCGTGCAACGACGGCTACCGCGACCGGCGCACCGGGCTGTGGGTCGAGCGCACCACCTACGTCACCGTCTGCGCGTGGCGCCGGCTCGGCGAGAACGTCGCGGCCAGCGTCCGGGGCGGCCAGCCGGTGGTGGTCGTCGGCCGGCCGCGCCAGCACGAGTGGGAGCGCGAGGGCCAGCGCCACTCCGAGATCGAGCTCGACGCCGACGTCGTGGGCCACGACCTCGGTGCCGGCACCGCCTCCTTCGTGCGCCGCGCCCGTGGCCCGCAGACCTCGGAGGTGGCCACGGTGCTCGAGCGCGACGGCGACCGGGCCGGACGGTCCCCGAGCTCCCCAGGGGCTGCGGGGCCGCACCAGACGGACGGTGCCGGGCCCGGGGCGACCCCGTGGCGAGGGCCCGGTCCCGGCGTGCCGCAGGACTCGGCGGCGCTCGACGGCGCGGTGGAGGCGGAGCGGGAGCCGGTCGGCTGA
- the ettA gene encoding energy-dependent translational throttle protein EttA → MAEFIFTLRKARKAHGDKVVLDDVTLSFLPGAKIGVVGPNGAGKSSLLKIMAGIDTTSNGDAILSPGYTVGMLAQEPGLDESKTVLENVEEGVAPTKAKLDRFNEISAALADPDADYDALLAEMGTLQEEIDHLGAWDLDAQLEQAMDALNCPPPDADVAVLSGGEKRRVALCKLLLQQPDLLLLDEPTNHLDAESVQWLEQHLERYPGTVVAITHDRYFLDNVAEWILELDRGRAYPYEGNYSTYLEKKQERLKVEGAKDAKLKKRLSDELEWVRSNARARQTKSRSRLERYEEMAAEAEKTRKLDFDEIQIPPGPRLGNVVVEASHLTKGFDDRLLMDDLSFTLPRNGIVGVIGPNGVGKTTLFKMIVAASEGGSDDKDVLPDSGDIRVGETVKLSYVDQSRAGIDGSKNVWEVVSDGLDWIKVGQVEMPSRAYVSAFGFKGPDQQKKAGVLSGGERNRLNLALTLKQGGNMLLLDEPTNDLDVETLGSLENALLEFPGCAVITSHDRWFLDRIATHILAYEGESRWFWFEGNFDSYEKNKVERLGVEASRPHRATYRKLTRD, encoded by the coding sequence ATGGCTGAGTTCATCTTCACCCTCCGCAAGGCCCGCAAGGCGCACGGCGACAAGGTCGTCCTCGACGACGTCACGCTGTCGTTCCTGCCCGGGGCCAAGATCGGCGTCGTCGGACCCAACGGCGCGGGCAAGTCCTCCCTGCTCAAGATCATGGCCGGCATCGACACCACGTCCAACGGCGACGCGATCCTCAGCCCCGGCTACACGGTCGGGATGCTGGCGCAGGAGCCGGGGCTCGACGAGTCGAAGACCGTGCTCGAGAACGTCGAGGAGGGCGTCGCCCCCACCAAGGCGAAGCTCGACCGGTTCAACGAGATCTCCGCGGCGCTGGCGGACCCCGACGCCGACTACGACGCGCTCCTCGCCGAGATGGGCACCCTCCAGGAGGAGATCGACCACCTCGGTGCCTGGGACCTCGACGCCCAGCTCGAGCAGGCGATGGACGCGCTCAACTGCCCCCCGCCGGACGCCGACGTCGCCGTGCTGTCCGGCGGCGAGAAGCGCCGCGTGGCGCTGTGCAAGCTGCTGCTCCAGCAGCCCGACCTCCTGCTGCTCGACGAGCCGACCAACCACCTCGACGCCGAGAGCGTGCAGTGGCTCGAGCAGCACCTCGAGCGCTACCCGGGCACGGTCGTGGCCATCACGCACGACCGCTACTTCCTCGACAACGTGGCCGAGTGGATCCTCGAGCTCGACCGCGGCCGCGCCTACCCCTACGAGGGCAACTACTCCACCTACCTGGAGAAGAAGCAGGAGCGGCTCAAGGTCGAGGGGGCCAAGGACGCCAAGCTCAAGAAGCGGCTGTCCGACGAGCTCGAGTGGGTGCGGTCCAACGCGCGCGCCCGCCAGACCAAGAGCCGCAGCCGCCTCGAGCGCTACGAGGAGATGGCCGCCGAGGCGGAGAAGACGCGCAAGCTCGACTTCGACGAGATCCAGATCCCGCCGGGGCCGCGCCTGGGCAACGTCGTCGTCGAGGCCAGCCACCTCACCAAGGGCTTCGACGACCGCCTGCTCATGGACGACCTCTCGTTCACGCTGCCGCGCAACGGGATCGTGGGCGTCATCGGTCCCAACGGCGTCGGCAAGACCACGCTGTTCAAGATGATCGTGGCCGCCTCCGAGGGCGGCAGTGACGACAAGGACGTGCTGCCGGACTCCGGCGACATCCGCGTCGGCGAGACGGTGAAGCTGTCCTACGTCGACCAGAGCCGTGCGGGCATCGACGGCAGCAAGAACGTGTGGGAGGTCGTCTCCGACGGCCTCGACTGGATCAAGGTGGGCCAGGTCGAGATGCCCAGCCGCGCCTACGTCTCGGCGTTCGGCTTCAAGGGCCCGGACCAGCAGAAGAAGGCGGGCGTCCTCTCCGGTGGCGAGCGCAACCGCCTCAACCTGGCGCTCACCCTCAAGCAGGGCGGCAACATGCTGCTGCTCGACGAGCCCACCAACGACCTCGACGTCGAGACCCTCGGGTCGCTGGAGAACGCGCTGCTCGAGTTCCCCGGCTGCGCGGTGATCACCTCGCACGACCGCTGGTTCCTCGACCGCATCGCCACCCACATCCTCGCCTACGAGGGCGAGTCGCGGTGGTTCTGGTTCGAGGGCAACTTCGACTCCTACGAGAAGAACAAGGTCGAGCGGCTCGGCGTCGAGGCCTCGCGTCCGCACCGCGCCACCTACCGCAAGCTCACCCGCGACTAG
- a CDS encoding MarR family transcriptional regulator, giving the protein MAAAGTRARSGALAPEESERLGECLARLNRTLRREVALPLGSSAIQALGTLHDAGRLGLGDLARHEGVTPATLSRVVALLEEEGYAVRTTDERDRRAAFLEITDAGREVVARIRRDRARVLDARAGGLTPQQAAAVRAALDALEALADA; this is encoded by the coding sequence ATGGCCGCGGCCGGCACCCGCGCCCGCTCCGGCGCGCTCGCGCCCGAGGAGTCCGAGCGGCTCGGCGAGTGCCTCGCGCGGCTCAACCGCACCCTGCGCCGCGAGGTGGCGCTGCCGCTGGGCAGCAGCGCGATCCAGGCCCTCGGCACCCTGCACGACGCCGGCCGCCTCGGGCTCGGCGACCTCGCCCGGCACGAGGGCGTGACGCCGGCGACCCTGTCGCGCGTCGTCGCGCTCCTGGAGGAGGAGGGCTACGCCGTGCGCACGACCGACGAGCGCGACCGCCGGGCTGCCTTCCTCGAGATCACCGACGCGGGCCGCGAGGTGGTGGCGCGCATCCGGCGCGACCGCGCCCGGGTGCTCGACGCGCGGGCCGGGGGCCTCACCCCGCAGCAGGCCGCGGCCGTGCGCGCTGCGCTCGACGCGCTGGAGGCGCTCGCCGACGCCTGA
- a CDS encoding MFS transporter, whose protein sequence is MAAMTETADPRTGFGRVHRDHPRYKWVALSNTTLGMTMATINASIVLISLPAIFRGIDLNPLDAANVSYLLWMLLGFLLVTAALVVTFGRLGDMYGRVRIYNLGFLVFALSSIALSLVPWVGEAGALWLIGWRAVQAVGAAMVMANATAILTDAFPLHQRGTALGINQVAAIAGSFLGLVLGGLLSEWHWRAVFWVSVPFGVAGAIWSYLSLHEVGQKHKGRLDVPGNVTFALGLGLLIAGVTYGLQPYGGATMGWTNPWVLASLLGGIALLGVFVLVESRAEDPMFRLSLFGIRAFSLGNLAGLLASISRGGLQFILIIWLQGIWLPRRGYSYESTPLWASIFLLPLTIGFLAAGPLSGYLSDRYGARRFAVGGALLSAASFVGLMVLPVDFAYGAFAFLIFLQGVGSGMFSSPNASVVMNSVPAAQRGVASGMRMTFFNSGSALSIGVFFSLMVVGLAARLPETLSNGLTAQGVPSDVAGSLASLPPVGILFAAFLGINPIASLLAPTGLLDSLPAGNVATLTGNDFFPGLISDPFRAGLVLVFAIAGLMMVVAAIASWYAGKAPGDQRSQPDAGERLGEEPDTYAPVEGEPADEHVGRVGAALGFPAGPRSTGTAAPRTALPEEA, encoded by the coding sequence ATGGCGGCCATGACGGAGACCGCCGACCCCCGGACCGGCTTCGGACGGGTGCACCGCGACCACCCGCGCTACAAGTGGGTCGCCCTGTCGAACACCACGCTCGGCATGACGATGGCCACGATCAACGCCTCGATCGTGCTCATCTCGCTGCCGGCCATCTTCCGGGGCATCGACCTCAACCCCCTCGACGCCGCCAACGTCAGCTACCTGCTCTGGATGCTGCTGGGCTTCCTGCTCGTCACCGCGGCCCTCGTCGTCACGTTCGGACGGCTCGGCGACATGTACGGCCGGGTGCGGATCTACAACCTCGGCTTCCTCGTCTTCGCCCTGTCGTCGATCGCGCTCTCACTGGTCCCCTGGGTCGGCGAGGCCGGCGCTCTGTGGCTCATCGGGTGGCGGGCGGTGCAGGCCGTCGGCGCCGCGATGGTCATGGCCAACGCGACCGCGATCCTCACCGACGCCTTCCCGCTGCACCAGCGCGGCACGGCGCTGGGGATCAACCAGGTGGCGGCGATCGCCGGCTCGTTCCTCGGCCTCGTGCTGGGCGGCCTGCTCTCCGAGTGGCACTGGCGCGCCGTGTTCTGGGTGAGCGTGCCCTTCGGCGTCGCCGGGGCGATCTGGTCCTACCTCTCGCTGCACGAGGTGGGCCAGAAGCACAAGGGCCGCCTGGACGTGCCGGGCAACGTCACCTTCGCGCTCGGGCTCGGCCTGCTCATCGCGGGGGTCACGTACGGGCTGCAGCCCTACGGCGGCGCGACGATGGGCTGGACCAACCCGTGGGTGCTCGCCTCGCTGCTCGGCGGGATCGCGCTGCTCGGCGTGTTCGTGCTGGTGGAGTCCCGCGCCGAGGACCCGATGTTCCGGCTGTCGCTGTTCGGCATCCGGGCCTTCTCGCTCGGCAACCTGGCGGGCCTGCTGGCGTCCATCTCCCGCGGCGGCCTGCAGTTCATCCTCATCATCTGGCTCCAGGGCATCTGGCTGCCCCGGCGCGGCTACTCCTACGAGAGCACGCCGCTGTGGGCGAGCATCTTCCTGCTCCCGCTCACGATCGGCTTCCTCGCGGCCGGCCCGCTCTCGGGGTACCTCAGCGACCGCTACGGCGCGCGGCGCTTCGCCGTGGGCGGCGCCCTGCTCAGCGCCGCGTCGTTCGTGGGCCTGATGGTGCTGCCGGTCGACTTCGCCTACGGCGCGTTCGCCTTCCTCATCTTCCTCCAGGGCGTGGGCAGCGGGATGTTCAGCTCGCCCAACGCCTCGGTGGTGATGAACTCCGTGCCGGCCGCGCAGCGCGGCGTGGCCTCCGGGATGCGCATGACCTTCTTCAACTCCGGGTCGGCGCTCTCGATCGGCGTCTTCTTCTCGCTCATGGTCGTCGGCCTGGCCGCACGGCTGCCCGAGACCCTGTCGAACGGGCTCACCGCGCAGGGCGTGCCGAGCGACGTCGCCGGCTCGCTGGCCTCGCTGCCCCCGGTGGGGATCCTGTTCGCGGCGTTCCTCGGCATCAACCCGATCGCGTCGCTGCTCGCGCCCACGGGCCTGCTCGACTCGCTGCCGGCCGGCAACGTGGCCACGCTGACCGGCAACGACTTCTTCCCCGGCCTGATCTCCGACCCGTTCCGGGCCGGGCTCGTGCTCGTGTTCGCGATCGCCGGGCTCATGATGGTGGTGGCTGCGATCGCCTCCTGGTACGCCGGCAAGGCGCCCGGCGACCAGCGGTCGCAGCCGGACGCCGGCGAGCGGCTCGGCGAGGAGCCCGACACCTACGCCCCGGTCGAGGGCGAGCCGGCGGACGAGCACGTCGGCCGCGTGGGAGCAGCGCTCGGCTTCCCGGCAGGCCCCCGTTCGACGGGCACCGCGGCGCCGCGCACCGCCCTCCCCGAGGAGGCGTGA
- a CDS encoding substrate-binding domain-containing protein: MTATGSGGPSAGAGGPDEDRLPERPTLDTVARAAGVSRMTVSNAYNRPDQLSAATRERVLAVAEQLGYAGPDPAGRSLRRGRAGTIGVILTESLSYAFTDPGLVSFLLGVADEMSAAGQALLLVPADADDDGALVRNAIVDGFILCSIHDDDPAVAAVRSRRLPYVASGSPRHPPAPYVGIDNRRAAGLAAQHLVDLGHRRIGVVGLPPDMPVEPSARVVRTRQGFAERVTGFADVVSAADGGPGVVTVELAASNSVDAGAAAAAALLASRPRPTAVFAVSDVLALGVLRAAAESGVAVPQQLSVVGFDDIAEAARARPPLTTVAQDLREQGRRAARMTLDLVEGRTVRSSGRTPHLVVRESTARAPRRRGAAAAPPP; encoded by the coding sequence ATGACCGCCACCGGCTCGGGCGGCCCCTCGGCGGGCGCGGGCGGGCCCGACGAGGACCGCCTGCCCGAGCGGCCGACGCTCGACACCGTCGCGCGCGCCGCCGGCGTCTCGCGCATGACCGTGTCCAACGCCTACAACCGGCCCGACCAGCTCTCCGCGGCGACCCGCGAGCGGGTGCTGGCCGTCGCAGAGCAGCTCGGGTACGCCGGCCCCGACCCCGCGGGCCGGTCGCTGCGCCGCGGGCGCGCGGGCACGATCGGCGTGATCCTCACCGAGAGCCTGTCCTACGCCTTCACCGACCCGGGCCTGGTGTCGTTCCTGCTCGGCGTGGCCGACGAGATGTCCGCCGCCGGCCAGGCCCTCCTGCTCGTCCCGGCCGACGCGGACGACGACGGCGCGCTGGTCCGCAACGCGATCGTGGACGGCTTCATCCTCTGCTCGATCCACGACGACGACCCCGCGGTGGCGGCCGTCCGCTCCCGCCGCCTCCCCTACGTCGCGTCCGGCTCCCCCCGTCACCCGCCGGCGCCGTACGTCGGCATCGACAACCGGCGCGCGGCCGGTCTCGCCGCGCAGCACCTGGTGGACCTCGGCCACCGGCGGATCGGCGTCGTCGGGCTGCCGCCGGACATGCCGGTCGAGCCCTCGGCGCGGGTGGTGCGCACCCGGCAGGGCTTCGCCGAGCGCGTGACCGGGTTCGCCGACGTCGTCTCCGCGGCGGACGGCGGCCCGGGGGTGGTGACCGTCGAGCTGGCCGCGAGCAACTCGGTCGACGCGGGCGCCGCGGCGGCGGCGGCCCTGCTGGCCTCGCGACCGCGGCCCACCGCTGTCTTCGCCGTGAGCGACGTGCTCGCCCTCGGGGTGCTGCGCGCGGCCGCGGAGTCCGGCGTCGCGGTGCCGCAGCAGCTCTCGGTGGTGGGCTTCGACGACATCGCCGAGGCGGCCCGGGCCCGGCCGCCGCTGACCACCGTCGCCCAGGACTTGCGCGAGCAGGGACGGCGGGCCGCCCGCATGACGCTCGACCTCGTCGAGGGCCGCACCGTGCGCTCCTCGGGCCGCACCCCGCACCTCGTGGTCCGGGAGAGCACGGCGCGCGCGCCGCGGCGGCGCGGAGCGGCGGCGGCGCCTCCCCCCTGA
- a CDS encoding cold-shock protein produces the protein MVNGTVKWFNSEKGFGFIAPEDGSADVFVHFSAIASSGYRSLEENQKVTFDITQGQKGPQAENVTPL, from the coding sequence ATGGTCAACGGCACAGTCAAGTGGTTCAACAGCGAGAAGGGCTTCGGCTTCATCGCGCCGGAGGACGGGAGCGCCGACGTGTTCGTGCACTTCTCGGCCATCGCGTCGTCGGGCTACCGCTCGCTCGAGGAGAACCAGAAGGTCACGTTCGACATCACGCAGGGCCAGAAGGGCCCGCAGGCGGAGAACGTCACGCCTCTCTAG